In one window of Hymenobacter nivis DNA:
- a CDS encoding succinate dehydrogenase cytochrome b subunit, which produces MSWISKTFSSSIGRKIVMSLTGLFLCTFLVVHLVGNLQLFKHDGGTAFNVYSHFMGTNPIIRTIEWGLVLGFGFHIYEAVMLTRRNKTARPQKYVANHSEQNSEWTSRNMGILGSLILIFLIVHLYNFFWRARFGGLDKIGGTNVETRDYDNLYTAVVSSFHVWWYVLLYVAAQFSLGYHLWHGFGSGFQTLGLNHRKYTPLIKAVGYGFAVVVSAAFAAMPLYFFLFTDANGQLSSAVSPLVHTLTLALK; this is translated from the coding sequence ATGAGTTGGATTTCCAAAACTTTCTCCAGTAGCATCGGGCGCAAGATTGTCATGTCCCTCACGGGCCTGTTCCTTTGCACGTTCCTGGTAGTACACCTCGTAGGCAACTTGCAGCTGTTCAAGCACGATGGCGGCACGGCCTTCAATGTCTATTCGCATTTCATGGGCACCAACCCCATCATCCGCACCATCGAGTGGGGCCTGGTGCTGGGCTTCGGCTTCCACATCTACGAGGCGGTGATGCTGACGCGCCGCAATAAGACGGCCCGCCCCCAGAAATACGTAGCAAACCACTCGGAGCAGAACTCAGAATGGACCTCGCGCAACATGGGCATCTTGGGTAGCCTCATCCTCATCTTCCTGATTGTTCACCTCTACAACTTCTTTTGGCGCGCCCGTTTCGGCGGCTTGGACAAGATTGGCGGCACCAACGTCGAAACCCGCGACTACGACAACCTATACACGGCCGTCGTTTCGTCATTCCACGTGTGGTGGTACGTGCTGCTGTACGTGGCGGCGCAGTTTTCGCTGGGCTACCACTTATGGCACGGCTTCGGCTCAGGCTTCCAAACGCTGGGCCTGAACCACCGCAAATATACCCCGCTCATTAAGGCCGTCGGCTACGGCTTTGCCGTAGTGGTGTCGGCCGCCTTTGCGGCAATGCCCCTCTATTTCTTTCTGTTTACGGATGCCAACGGCCAACTTTCATCGGCCGTGTCACCCCTGGTCCATACCCTCACGCTAGCCCTGAAATAA